Proteins found in one Pseudorasbora parva isolate DD20220531a chromosome 11, ASM2467924v1, whole genome shotgun sequence genomic segment:
- the tmsb2 gene encoding thymosin beta, producing the protein MSDKPDLTEIARFDKTKLKKTETKEKNPLPTKETIEQERKGDATP; encoded by the exons AtgtctgacaagccagacctcACAGAAATCGCCCGGTTTGACAAAACCAAGCTGAAGAAGACTGAGACAAAAGAGAAGAACCCTCTGCCCACCAAAGAGA CTATCGAGCAGGAGAGGAAAGGAGATGCCACCCCATGA